A single window of Solanum dulcamara chromosome 5, daSolDulc1.2, whole genome shotgun sequence DNA harbors:
- the LOC129888789 gene encoding bZIP transcription factor 16: protein MGSSEMDKSSKEAKEAKESKPPNSQEQTSTTTAGPVNPDWSGFQAYSPMPPHGFMASNPQAHPYMWGVQQFMPPYGTPPHPYVAMYPHGGIYAHPSIPPGSYPFSPFAMPSPNGVAEASVSNPGNVEVDGKSSEGKEKLPIKRSRGSLGSLNMITRKNNGPGKTSGASANGVYSKSAESGSEGSSEGSDAHSQNESPMNSGGRQDSADTSQNGNAAHGSQNGGTGAPHSMINQTMAIVPTAGAGGIPGPTTNLNIGMDYWGVATSSSIPAMHGKVPVSVAGGLVTAGSRDSVQSQMWIQDERELKRQKRKQSNRESARRSRLRKQAECDELAQRAEVLKEENASLRAEVNRIRSEYEHLLAQNTSLKERLGEVPGEDDPRTGRDDHLPGKKAQHSSQTESQ from the exons ATGGGTAGCAGTGAGATGGATAAATCCTCAAAAGAGGCGAAGGAAGCAAAAGAGTCAAAGCCTCCCAATTCACAG GAGCAGACTTCTACTACTACCGCTGGCCCAGTTAATCCAGATTGGTCTGGCTTTCAG GCATATTCTCCTATGCCTCCTCACGGGTTTATGGCATCAAATCCTCAAGCACACCCTTATATGTGGGGAGTTCAG CAATTTATGCCACCCTATGGTACTCCACCACATCCATACGTTGCAATGTATCCCCATGGTGGTATATATGCTCATCCATCTATCCCTCCG GGATCTTACCCCTTCAGTCCTTTTGCAATGCCTTCTCCAAATGGCGTCGCTGAAGCTTCA GTTAGCAACCCTGGTAATGTCGAAGTGGATGGTAAGTCATCTGAGGGAAAGGAAAAATTGCCGATTAAGAGATCCAGGGGAAGCTTGGGTAGTTTGAATATGATCACCAGGAAGAATAACGGACCTGGTAAGACATCTGGAGCATCTGCAAATGGAGTCTATTCTAAAAG TGCCGAGAGTGGAAGTGAAGGGTCAAGTGAAGGAAGTGAtgctcattctcaaaat GAGTCACCAATGAATTCAGGTGGCAGGCAAGATTCAG CTGACACATCTCAAAATGGCAATGCTGCACATGGTTCCCAGAATGGAGGGACTGGTGCTCCTCATTCGATGATTAACCAAACTATGGCTATTGTGCCAACTGCTGGGGCTGGAGGTATTCCTGGCCCCACAACCAACTTGAATATTGGTATGGATTACTGGGGTGTTGCCACTTCATCATCTATTCCTGCAATGCATGGAAAGGTACCTGTTTCAGTTGCTGGAGGGTTGGTTACTGCTGGATCACGAGATAGCGTCCAATCACAGATGTGGATTCAG GATGAAAGGGAGCTTAAGAGGCAGAAAAGAAAGCAGTCGAATAGGGAATCTGCTCGTCGATCTAGGTTAAGAAAGCAG GCAGAATGTGATGAACTTGCACAGCGTGCTGAAGTTTTGAAGGAAGAAAATGCCTCTCTTAGAGCTGAAGTGAATCGTATCAGGAGTGAGTACGAGCATCTTCTTGCTCAGA